From a single Silene latifolia isolate original U9 population chromosome 6, ASM4854445v1, whole genome shotgun sequence genomic region:
- the LOC141586688 gene encoding heat shock 70 kDa protein 18-like, whose amino-acid sequence MEGKGQAEWPAIGIDLGTTYSCGGVWQHDRVEIITNDQGNRTTPSWVAFTQTQRLVGDAAKNQATVNPTNTIYDAKRLIGRRFSDETVQKDIKVWPFKVIERPATADDDDDDEEKVPVIAVTYKDEEKHFSPEEISSMILVKMKEIAEAYLGLTVKNAVITVPAYFNDSQRQATKDAGVIAGLNVIRIINEPTAAAIAYGVDKKIIDDDTKKNVLVFDLGGGTFDVSLVCVEKNSFEVKAVSGDTHLGGGDFDSNMVSHFVEEFKRKHNVDISENCRALGRLRTASERVKRTLSSTHETTIEIDCLFEGIDFTSTITRARFEKLNIDLFKKCIDPVDQCLKDAKMEKSEVHDVVLVGGSTRIPKVQQLLQDFFDGKELCRSINPDEAVAHGAAVQAAILTGVFDKNDIVLVDVVPLSLGIELSSGLLNVIVPRNTTIPTRKVGKVTTSCDNQTEANFRVFEGERPMALDNNFLGMFLLSDIPPAPKCVPKFDVWFDINADGILTVSAEDMGTGNKNQITISNQSRLSKEEVNRLLDEAQKYRAEDEQYKKKVMAKNALENYANNMWEILKKYEQKLGIEDRNKIEAAIEKTIHWLDWNFELEAWKFEEKLNELQDLCEPILANCSKVATPPRVIVKKQLNKWSGISSFIKFLWFRNDGSP is encoded by the exons ATGGAGGGGAAAGGACAGGCAGAATGGCCAGCAATAGGAATCGATCTTGGGACGACGTACTCGTGTGGGGGGGTTTGGCAGCACGACCGTGTAGAAATCATCACAAACGATCAGGGTAACCGCACCACACCATCTTGGGTCGCCTTCACTCAAACACAGCGCCTCGTGGGCGATGCTGCTAAAAACCAGGCTACTGTTAATCCTACTAATACCATCTACG ATGCTAAGAGACTTATAGGCAGGAGGTTCAGTGACGAGACAGTGCAAAAGGACATAAAAGTGTGGCCATTTAAGGTTATTGAGCGCCCTGCTACtgctgatgatgatgacgatgatgaagaaaAGGTACCAGTGATAGCAGTTACCTACAAAGACGAAGAGAAGCATTTTTCTCCTGAGGAGATATCGTCAATGATTCTTGTGAAGATGAAAGAGATAGCTGAGGCATATCTTGGATTAACTGTAAAGAATGCTGTCATTACTGTTCCTGCTTATTTCAATGATTCTCAGCGTCAGGCCACAAAAGACGCCGGAGTAATTGCTGGGCTAAATGTCATAAGAATCATCAATGAGCCAACAGCAGCTGCCATTGCATACGGAGTCGATAAGAAGATCATTGACGATGATACTAAAAAGAATGTTTTGGTCTTTGATCTTGGTGGTGGGACGTTTGATGTGTCCTTGGTTTGCGTAGAAAAGAATTCCTTTGAGGTTAAAGCAGTTAGTGGCGACACACATCTAGGTGGTGGTGATTTTGATAGCAATATGGTGAGTCACTTTGTTGAGGAGTTCAAAAGAAAGCACAATGTAGACATAAGTGAGAACTGTAGAGCTCTAGGGAGGTTAAGAACGGCTTCTGAGAGAGTTAAAAGGACCCTTTCATCCACTCATGAGACTACTATTGAGATTGACTGTCTTTTTGAGGGTATTGATTTTACTTCCACTATAACTCGGGCCAGATTTGAGAAACTCAACATTGATTTATTTAAGAAGTGCATTGATCCTGTTGATCAATGCTTGAAAGATGCCAAAATGGAGAAGAGTGAGGTTCATGATGTTGTTCTTGTGGGTGGATCAACTCGGATTCCGAAGGTTCAGCAGCTTCTGCAAGACTTCTTTGATGGCAAGGAGTTGTGTAGAAGTATCAACCCAGATGAGGCGGTTGCACATGGAGCTGCTGTCCAAGCTGCCATCTTGACGGGTGTATTTGATAAGAATGATATTGTGCTTGTTGATGTTGTTCCTTTATCTCTCGGTATCGAACTTAGTTCTGGCTTGTTGAACGTCATTGTTCCTCGTAACACTACTATTCCAACAAGGAAGGTTGGCAAGGTAACTACTTCTTGTGATAACCAAACTGAAGCGAATTTCAGGGTGTTTGAAGGGGAGAGGCCGATGGCTCTAGATAATAATTTTTTGGGCATGTTTTTGCTGTCTGACATTCCTCCTGCACCAAAATGTGTCCCTAAATTTGATGTATGGTTTGACATTAATGCCGATGGAATTCTTACCGTGTCTGCTGAAGACATGGGTACTGGAAACAAGAACCAGATAACAATCAGTAACCAGAGCAGGTTATCAAAGGAAGAGGTTAATAGGCTGTTGGATGAAGCTCAGAAATACAGGGCTGAGGATGAGCAGTACAAGAAAAAAGTGATGGCCAAAAATGCTCTGGAGAACTATGCTAATAACATGTGGGAGATACTGAAAAAGTACGAGCAAAAGCTCGGAATTGAGGACAGGAACAAAATTGAGGCTGCAATAGAGAAGACAATACATTGGTTGGATTGGAACTTTGAGCTTGAGGCTTGGAAATTCGAGGAGAAGTTGAATGAGCTGCAAGACTTGTGTGAGCCTATTCTTGCTAACTGCTCAAAAGTAGCCACTCCTCCTAGAGTAATAGTGAAAAAGCAGCTGAATAAGTGGTCTGGAATCTCTAGCTTTATCAAGTTCTTATGGTTCCGTAATGACGGGAGTCCCTAA
- the LOC141587963 gene encoding protein FAR1-RELATED SEQUENCE 5-like — MEEEDALLALATVVEESMGAVDNDDSLVPIVTDEEIIVEEDDALLAVPTAVEESMAAVDNDDNLVPIVSDDEFVTMMINKGTDLSGSLLGIKAAKWEHIYALYIKHSQHIGFSVKKSTSRRSNKKDRPFIERYFRCSCEGNHGNKSKGSLNGDVEILNSNLRKVSITRCECKACVRTQVNDEGVWEVLQHEIEHNHPLTPPQWQHHHRSERKVSGAEGELIKAMTEAHVSPSVQFTVAAAAAGGDAFVGHTKRDHINYVNRLRMKKIEGGDAATLINLLTSRVAEEPGFFFRVQFNEEGRLSNIFWRDAMMREDYLLYRDVTIFDTTYRTNRYNLICGAFVGINNHWSNVMFGCAFLSNENQESFEWLFKVFNESMGDEIRPVSIFTDQDQAIANAIKEVYPTVRHRLCQWHIQQNAISHFGKLKGDRPFQNLFNKCLNGCFNESEFEETWGKMMKDYGLEGHPWFKRLYKHRAKWSTALNNEFFSAGLLSSQRSESTNHAMGFQASKTTSVTAFFGIFETMVRRWRSEEERKEFNGIRSTPTSVYPLADLLLHASQVYTVELFRIFEREFALAMGTRATYLPVDDPLLVYRVHPAASEEGAHHVTYDCSNQLIECSCRKFQVMGMFCSHIIRVLHMHSVGEIPNRYIIRRWTKFSKKAVWERLLPSDVRRSAANDAINWRRSTLIATNHLISKCHNVAEARLIFGKLCVKANEEVQLLLSKLSMDEKQRNEDLPNVHPAGPPTLDPVRCTTKGRSARKKRNLGPKKKAKKATEQGSTMYTPVPRLI; from the exons ATGGAGGAGGAAGATGCTCTGTTGGCTTTAGCGACGGTTGTAGAAGAATCTATGGGTGCTGTGGATAACGATGATAGTCTAGTTCCTATCGTTACTGACGAAGAAATAATAGTGGAGGAGGACGATGCTCTGTTGGCCGTACCAACGGCTGTAGAAGAATCTATGGCTGCTGTTGATAACGATGATAATCTAGTTCCTATCGTTTCTGACGACGAATTTGTGACCATGATGATAAATAAAG GCACTGATTTATCCGGTTCTCTTCTTGGTATAAAAGCAGCGAAATGGGAGCATATTTACGCTTTATATATTAAACATTCGCAGCACATTGGATTTAGTGTCAAGAAATCGACATCTCGGCGGTCTAACAAGAAAGACAGACCGTTCATTGAGCGATACTTTAGATGTTCTTGCGAAGGAAATCACGGGAACAAGAGCAAAGGTAGTTTAAATGGTGATGTTGAAATTTTAAACAGCAACTTGAGGAAGGTTTCAATTACTCGTTGCGAGTGCAAAGCCTGTGTTAGGACGCAAGTAAATGACGAAGGTGTATGGGAGGTGCTGCAGCATGAGATCGAGCACAATCACCCGTTAACCCCCCCTCAGTGGCAGCATCACCATAGGTCTGAGCGCAAGGTTTCAGGAGCGGAGGGCGAGTTAATAAAGGCAATGACTGAAGCTCATGTGTCCCCTTCGGTTCAATTCACAGTTGCTGCGGCAGCTGCTGGTGGCGATGCATTCGTCGGGCACACAAAGCGAGATCATATCAACTATGTAAACAGATTGCGGATGAAAAAAATCGAAGGAGGTGATGCAGCAACACTGATAAACCTTCTGACCAGCAGGGTAGCGGAGGAGCCGGGGTTTTTCTTTCGCGTTCAGTTTAACGAAGAAGGAAGATTAAGTAACATATTTTGGCGGGACGCAATGATGAGAGAGGACTATTTGTTGTACCGAGACGTAACCATATTTGACACTACTTATCGTACAAATAGGTACAATCTTATTTGTGGAGCCTTTGTCGGTATCAACAATCATTGGTCGAATGTTATGTTTGGGTGTGCATTCCTGTCGAACGAGAATCAAGAATCATTTGAATGGTTATTCAAAGTTTTCAATGAATCCATGGGAGATGAAATCCGACCAGTCTCTATCTTTACCGACCAAGACCAAGCAATAGCAAATGCCATCAAAGAG GTTTATCCCACAGTAAGACATAGGCTATGTCAGTGGCACATTCAGCAAAACGCAATCTCTCACTTTGGGAAATTAAAGGGTGATCGACCGTTCCAGAACTTATTCAACAAATGTCTCAATGGTTGTTTCAATGAATCAGAATTTGAGGAAACTTGGGGCAAAATGATGAAAGACTATGGGTTAGAAGGCCATCCATGGTTTAAGAGACTATATAAACATAGAGCTAAATGGAGCACTGCATTGAACAATGAATTCTTTTCTGCCGGGTTATTGTCGTCTCAGAGGAGCGAGAGCACAAACCATGCCATGGGTTTTCAAGCTTCGAAGACCACGTCGGTGACTGCTTTCTTTGGTATATTTGAAACCATGGTGAGAAGATGGAGAAGTGAGGAGGAGCGGAAAGAATTCAACGGCATAAGATCCACGCCCACCTCCGTTTACCCTCTTGCTGACCTGTTGCTTCATGCATCTCAAGTTTATACTGTGGAGCTGTTTCGCATTTTCGAGAGAGAATTCGCTCTTGCAATGGGAACTCGTGCGACATACTTGCCAGTTGATGACCCTTTGTTGGTGTATCGCGTCCACCCTGCTGCTTCTGAGGAGGGGGCACATCAtgtcacttatgattgctctaatCAGTTAATTGAATGCAGTTGCCGAAAGTTCCAGGTTATGGGTATGTTTTGCAGTCACATAATTCGGGTCCTCCACATGCATTCTGTTGGGGAGATACCCAACAGGTACATAATACGTAGATGGACTAAATTCTCCAAGAAAGCTGTTTGGGAGAGGCTTCTTCCAAGCGACGTTCGCAGAAGCGCTGCCAATGACGCCATAAATTGGCGTCGTTCAACGTTGATTGCTACAAACCATCTTATCAGTAAATGCCATAATGTTGCTGAAGCTAGACTTATTTTCGGGAAGTTGTGCGTGAAGGCCAATGAGGAAGTGCAGTTGTTGTTGTCCAAACTCAGTATGGACGAAAAGCAACGTAATGAAGATCTACCCAACGTACACCCGGCTGGGCCTCCAACTCTAGATCCAGTACGTTGTACGACAAAGGGTCGTAGTGCACGTAAAAAAAGGAATCTGGGGCCTAAGAAGAAGGCTAAAAAAGCGACTGAACAAGGCAGTACCATGTACACACCTGTTCCACGCCTTATTTGA
- the LOC141586689 gene encoding uncharacterized protein LOC141586689 has protein sequence MASVEQPLKKRKLYEPSQPPPPPPSQPPPPSQPPPPPPPPPPNDDSTPPPPSPEEIQRRRRNQEELRNVYENYKTIKGCISSGKDPRHLPQLEQAYLSLLSASRGCGSVQRILSEFIPRYASYCPTALEAAAQVVINMHNWNGPLISRGEDMDGVLFETAKNCIAGLVDICCTASREAPSSSVIQGICSVVFLNAATFFANSIEGKDIFQIIDKECLKTQDSALTFTQLKQRVLEESASPLIKLMKFRALCLLKIFFHCPKNLLSACFELFSNHAADGFCREGKYFLSQLCFTLNPDIKAQLSDIFGETERLDAEIDNVRIRKNDGGHARPDSNHDSSHINKEGSQECCLLRVILDREPSLSKWIFSKYRKLQNSASSEAVSQVTSAFQGIFESFVKQLEDRGDTDDDSFDSPRYVSRQSLVHGTPKKQRMYRETSRKESSSQLHDNSFKDDLANKSSGPYLKRHGSVVSVDSDPHSNTSSNHDSGGSKPMDVDSKEHRDRCHSWLPLPNEQLLSPVFGKPSQLKAELFERRDQAVQCDVNQNSNINSRKSPNQIVWFSDGDTAAMDVFSASRQLWLGSLAPDASEAALRFELERFGQMENFMFFHAKGFVLVEYKRIIDAIKAREFLHRYPPWGYPIRVKFIDVGLGTRGAVNGVAIGSSCHVFVGNVLNQWVKDEIVHETMKLNHKGPRLVTDLTSEAALLLEFESPEEAANAMACIRQFRRGNYSIAAAVSGTTDISRPCPSFWNSGPAPVSRNFGNMYNTYVGSPHGLAPGSPSNRMHQSNAQFKMNPESMPPEFLSPRGCFEQGSTLRSGQMIQPNVTSSVSIDTPGLAPGMSAQIWPCQNPELQLQSAGENLTHTAIATQGSTVAPPQPIQNSPYVQPFYSLHTSSWDTRVISHHNPFNVAPSGAMSSNVHSNLAPPIVQASVNPLSQASESGIHSYHQNFSHPIPPPPFPSMPQPQYDLPPPLPPSPPMVPPPPSSPPPPPPPSVDPPSSTMETPSLVTSVGSVQVVWQGTLSKSGVQFCSIYAHRLDSDSCRYSISVSEPAGWPVKLDMTKRTDYRHVKATFTSTPPHRREVCQLFPSSPADQKGFQDFTSYLKQRDCAGVIKIASMKPLWARLLFILPYSPEACSLLSVNPSTTDCLFAVVLPKEASTE, from the exons ATGGCTTCCGTAGAACAGCCTCTCAAGAAGCGTAAACTCTACGAACCTTCccaaccaccaccgccaccaccgtCTCAACCACCTCCACCCTCTCAACCACCCCCACCCCCACCTCCTCCGCCTCCAAATGACGATTCTACCCCTCCCCCGCCGTCTCCTGAAGAAATTCAACGGCGAAGGCGAAACCAGGAAGAACTCCGGAATGTATACGAGAATTACAAGACGATTAAAGGTTGTATCTCCTCTGGCAAAGATCCTCGTCACTTGCCCCAGCTTGAACAAGCTTATCTCTCTCTTCTTTCCGCCTCTCGAG GTTGTGGGAGTGTTCAGCGCATCTTATCGGAGTTTATTCCTCGTTATGCATCATACTGCCCTACGGCTCTTGAAGCTGCAGCGCAAGTTGTGATTAATATGCACAACTGGAATGGCCCTTTGATAAGTAGAGGGGAGGACATGGATGGAGTTTTATTCGAGACTGCTAAGAATTGTATAGCTGGTCTGGTTGATATCTGCTGTACGGCCTCAAGGGAGGCACCATCATCATCTGTTATCCAAGGAATCTGTTCTGTAGTGTTTCTCAACGCCGCTACCTTTTTTGCAAATTCTATCGAGGGTAAAGATATTTTTCAAATTATCGATAAAGAATGTCTTAAGACGCAGGATTCAGCACTGACGTTTACCCAATTGAAGCAGCGAGTTTTAGAAGAGAGTGCCTCTCCGTTAATTAAATTAATGAAGTTTCGAGCTTTATGTCTGCTTAAGATATTTTTTCATTGCCCTAAAAATTTACTTTCTGCTTGCTTTGAGCTTTTTAGCAATCATGCAGCAGATGGATTTTGTAGAGAAGGAAAGTACTTTCTCAGTCAGCTGTGTTTTACTCTCAATCCTGACATTAAAGCTCAACTTTCTGACATCTTTGGTGAAACCGAAAGACTTGATGCTGAGATTGATAACGTGAGAATCAGAAAGAATGATGGTGGTCACGCAAGGCCAGATTCCAATCATGACTCCTCCCATATAAATAAGGAAGGTTCACAGGAATGCTGCTTGCTGAGAGTG ATTCTTGACAGGGAACCATCTTTGAGTAAATGGATATTCTCTAAGTACCGGAAGCTTCAGAATTCAGCATCATCTGAAGCGGTGTCTCAAGTCACTAGTGCTTTTCAAGGGATCTTTGAATCTTTTGTCAAACAACTAGAAGATAGAGGAGATACTGATGACGACAGTTTTGACTCTCCAAGATATGTTAGTAGGCAATCTTTGGTGCATGGGACGCCTAAGAAACAGAGGATGTATCGCGAAACATCCAGAAAAGAATCTTCTTCACAGCTTCATGATAATTCATTCAAGGATGACCTGGCTAACAAAAGTTCAGGCCCTTATCTGAAGCGTCATGGCTCCGTCGTCTCTGTGGACAGTGATCCCCACTCAAATACTAGCTCCAACCATGACAGTGGAGGCTCCAAGCCCATGGACGTTGATAGCAAGGAGCATCGAGACCGGTGCCATTCTTGGTTGCCTTTGCCTAATGAGCAGTTGCTTTCTCCTGTCTTTGGAAAACCATCACAACTCAAGGCTGAGCTGTTTGAACGGCGAGATCAGGCAGTCCAATGTGATGTAAACCAAAATTCCAACATAAATTCTAGGAAATCACCCAACCAAATTGTTTGGTTCTCAGATGGAGACACTGCAGCAATGGATGTTTTTTCTGCTTCCCGTCAGCTCTGGTTAGGTTCATTGGCTCCTGATGCATCTGAAGCTGCTCTAAGATTTGAGCTCGAGAGATTTGGTCAAATGGAGAATTTTATGTTTTTTCATGCTAAAGGTTTTGTGCTGGTTGAGTACAAAAGAATTATTGACGCCATCAAAGCTCGTGAATTTTTGCATAGATATCCTCCCTGGGGTTACCCAATTCGTGTCAAGTTTATTGATGTTGGATTAGGAACAAGAGGAGCTGTGAATGGTGTTGCTATTGGTTCTAGCTGTCATGTCTTTGTGGGCAATGTGTTGAACCAATGGGTGAAAGATGAGATTGTGCACGAAACAATGAAATTGAATCATAAAGGCCCTCGTTTAGTTACTGATTTGACCAGTGAAGCTGCCTTACTTTTGGAGTTTGAAAGTCCTGAAGAAGCTGCTAATGCTATGGCCTGTATAAGGCAGTTTCGCAGAGGAAACTATAGCATTGCTGCTGCCGTTTCTGGTACCACTGATATTTCAAGACCTTGTCCAAGCTTCTGGAATTCTGGACCCGCACCAGTCAGCAGAAACTTTGGAAATATGTATAACACTTATGTTGGTTCCCCTCATGGTCTGGCACCTGGAAGCCCATCTAACAG AATGCATCAGTCTAATGCACAGTTCAAGATGAACCCTGAAAGCATGCCTCCTGAATTTTTGTCACCTAGAGGATGTTTTGAGCAGGGATCAACTTTGCGGAGTGGGCAAATGATACAGCCAAATGTGACTTCTTCTGTTTCCATTGATACACCAG GTCTGGCGCCAGGTATGTCAGCTCAGATATGGCCGTGTCAAAACCCCGAGCTTCAGTTACAATCCGCTGGAGAAAATCTAACACACACAGCTATAGCCACACAAGGGTCTACAGTTGCTCCTCCTCAGCCTATTCAAAATTCACCTTATGTGCAACCTTTTTATTCTTTACACACTAGTTCCTGGGATACGCGTGTCATCAGTCATCATAACCCTTTTAATGTAGCCCCTTCTGGTGCTATGTCTTCTAATGTACACAGTAATCTTGCACCTCCTATCGTTCAAGCTTCAGTCAATCCGTTGTCTCAGGCATCTGAAAGTGGTATTCATTCATATCACCAAAATTTCTCTCATCCTATTCCGCCCCCTCCATTCCCATCAATGCCTCAACCTCAATATGATTTGCCGCCTCCATTACCTCCATCTCCACCTATGGTTCCCCCTCCACCTAGCTCACCTCCTCCACCTCCTCCACCTTCTGTAGACCCACCCTCATCTACAATGGAAACTCCGAGCTTGGTAACTTCAGTAGGCAGCGTGCAGGTTGTGTGGCAGGGAACATTGTCCAAGAGCGGAGTTCAATTTTGCAGTATCTATGCTCACAGGCTTGATTCAGACTCGTGTAGATATTCTATATCCGTTTCAGAGCCTGCTGG GTGGCCTGTGAAATTGGACATGACAAAACGCACAGATTATCGTCACGTCAAAGCTACATTTACTAGTACCCCGCCGCACAGA